The following are from one region of the Streptomyces decoyicus genome:
- a CDS encoding PHP domain-containing protein, producing the protein MDPVEALERIAFLLERQGAATYRVRAFRTAATVIGAMSPDEVGRRARDGSLGRVKGLGPKTTRVVEEALAGVRPAYLSPLEEEAGGPLVDGERGQRLRRALRGDCHLHSDWSDGGSPVETMARTARDLGHAWCVLTDHSPRLTVARGLTAERLRRQLSLVAEVNQLLAPFRLLTGIECDILDDGSLDQEPELLDQLDVVVASVHSKLRMDKAPMTRRLLAAVRNPLVDVLGHCTGRQITGKLRPESQFDAAEVFAACAEHHTAVEINCRPDRLDPPRRLLRQALEAGTLFSIDSDAHAPGQLDWQIYGCARAEECGVAADRVINTWTERQLAAWTRTGRTPRR; encoded by the coding sequence GTGGACCCCGTCGAGGCGCTGGAGCGGATCGCCTTTCTGCTGGAGCGGCAGGGGGCGGCGACGTATCGCGTCCGGGCGTTCCGTACGGCCGCGACGGTGATCGGGGCCATGTCCCCCGACGAGGTGGGCCGGCGCGCCCGGGACGGCTCGCTGGGGCGGGTCAAAGGGCTGGGGCCCAAGACCACCCGCGTCGTGGAGGAGGCGCTCGCGGGCGTACGGCCCGCCTATCTGTCACCTCTGGAGGAGGAGGCGGGCGGCCCGCTGGTCGACGGGGAGCGGGGGCAGCGGCTGCGGCGGGCGCTGCGCGGCGACTGCCATCTGCACTCGGACTGGTCGGACGGGGGCAGCCCGGTCGAGACGATGGCCCGCACCGCCCGCGACCTGGGCCACGCATGGTGTGTGCTGACCGACCACTCCCCCAGGCTCACCGTCGCCCGCGGGCTGACCGCCGAACGGCTGCGGCGGCAGCTGTCGCTGGTGGCGGAGGTGAACCAGCTGCTGGCGCCGTTCCGGCTGCTGACCGGGATCGAGTGCGACATCCTCGACGACGGCTCCCTCGACCAGGAGCCGGAGCTGCTGGACCAGTTGGACGTGGTGGTCGCCTCGGTGCACTCCAAACTGCGGATGGACAAGGCGCCGATGACCCGGCGGCTGCTGGCCGCGGTCCGCAATCCGCTCGTGGACGTGCTCGGTCACTGCACCGGCCGGCAGATCACCGGCAAGCTGCGCCCGGAGTCGCAGTTCGACGCCGCGGAGGTGTTCGCGGCCTGCGCCGAGCACCACACCGCCGTCGAGATCAACTGCCGCCCCGACCGCTTGGACCCCCCGCGCCGGCTGCTCCGCCAGGCGCTGGAGGCCGGGACCCTCTTCTCCATCGACAGCGACGCCCATGCGCCGGGCCAGCTGGACTGGCAGATCTACGGCTGTGCCCGCGCCGAGGAGTGCGGCGTCGCCGCCGACCGGGTCATCAACACCTGGACCGAGCGCCAGTTGGCCGCCTGGACCCGGACGGGCCGGACTCCGCGCCGCTGA
- a CDS encoding chloride channel protein, which yields MSVGPAGPVDKASATVPEDPYALVRTRGYLKLLLVAALVGFPVCAVAFGFLALVHELEPLIYKDLPRVLGFAGTPIWWPVPMLVVAGLLVGLTVRYLPGHGGHEPADGLALRGAPPLSTLPGVALAALASLSFGAVLGPEAPLIALGGGLAAGAARLLSRGMTSQAVAAVGAAGSFAAVSALLGSPLLGAFLLMEVSGLGGPMLGMLLVPGLLASGIGALVFTGLGDWTGLGTYSLALHDIPKAAEPTVSEFGWALVIGLAAAFLAAGVRWLSRFLKGHVVRHRVPATMVMGLVVGALAVAFATATGKPATEMLYSGQSALGSLFRDSAGYSVATLLLLILCKGLAYCASLSAFRGGPIFPALFLGAAGGVVLSHLPGLSLTPAFAMGVGAMCVAMLRLPMISVLLATLLLGSSGLTVMPLVIVAVVVAYVVALRLTPATAPAAPPAAAPQAA from the coding sequence ATGTCGGTCGGCCCGGCCGGTCCGGTGGACAAGGCGTCGGCCACGGTGCCCGAGGATCCGTACGCGCTGGTGCGCACCCGTGGGTATCTGAAGCTCCTGCTGGTGGCGGCGCTGGTCGGCTTCCCGGTCTGTGCCGTCGCGTTCGGCTTTCTCGCGCTGGTCCACGAGCTGGAACCGCTGATCTACAAGGACCTGCCGCGGGTGCTGGGCTTTGCCGGCACACCGATCTGGTGGCCGGTCCCGATGCTCGTGGTGGCCGGTCTCCTGGTCGGCCTGACCGTCCGTTACCTGCCGGGCCACGGCGGCCATGAGCCGGCCGACGGGCTGGCGCTCAGGGGCGCGCCCCCGCTCTCCACGCTTCCCGGTGTCGCGCTCGCGGCCCTGGCCTCCCTCAGCTTCGGTGCGGTGCTCGGCCCCGAGGCGCCGCTCATCGCCCTCGGCGGCGGGCTGGCCGCGGGCGCCGCACGGCTGCTGAGCCGGGGCATGACCTCCCAGGCCGTCGCGGCGGTGGGCGCCGCCGGCAGCTTCGCCGCGGTCAGTGCGCTGCTCGGCTCGCCGCTCCTGGGCGCGTTCCTCCTGATGGAGGTGTCGGGGCTGGGCGGCCCGATGCTCGGGATGCTGCTGGTCCCCGGCCTGCTCGCGTCCGGCATCGGTGCCCTGGTCTTCACCGGGCTGGGCGACTGGACCGGTCTCGGTACGTACTCCCTCGCGCTGCACGACATCCCCAAGGCCGCGGAGCCGACGGTTTCGGAATTCGGCTGGGCGTTGGTCATCGGGCTTGCTGCCGCGTTCCTCGCGGCAGGCGTGCGGTGGCTCTCGCGGTTCCTCAAGGGACATGTCGTCCGGCACCGCGTACCGGCCACGATGGTGATGGGCCTGGTGGTGGGGGCACTGGCGGTGGCGTTCGCCACGGCCACCGGCAAGCCCGCCACCGAGATGCTCTACTCGGGCCAGTCGGCGCTGGGGTCGCTGTTCCGGGACAGCGCCGGCTACTCGGTGGCGACGCTGCTGCTGCTCATCCTGTGCAAGGGCCTGGCGTACTGCGCCTCGTTGAGCGCCTTCCGGGGCGGCCCCATCTTCCCCGCGCTGTTCCTCGGTGCGGCGGGTGGCGTGGTGCTGTCCCATCTGCCCGGCCTGTCGCTCACCCCGGCCTTTGCGATGGGCGTCGGCGCCATGTGTGTGGCCATGCTCCGGCTGCCGATGATCTCGGTGCTGCTGGCCACCCTGCTGCTGGGGAGCAGCGGTCTGACCGTGATGCCGTTGGTGATCGTCGCCGTGGTCGTCGCCTATGTCGTGGCGCTGCGGCTCACCCCGGCCACCGCTCCGGCCGCGCCCCCCGCGGCCGCGCCGCAGGCCGCCTGA
- a CDS encoding PaaI family thioesterase, giving the protein MNEGPRAFRDAVEGRAPLPPAAGTLGMEILDADAGDGTIRPAFTATENFTNPMGNVLGAFLAAMLHDTVGPALLATLRPDQFQSTLELTASFLRPVRPGRLFGTGRVVHRVGDIAFLEAALTDGDERLVATATATARVIPLDEAPDAA; this is encoded by the coding sequence ATGAACGAGGGGCCGAGGGCCTTCCGGGACGCGGTGGAGGGGCGTGCGCCCCTGCCTCCCGCGGCGGGCACCTTGGGCATGGAGATCCTCGACGCGGACGCCGGGGACGGCACGATCCGGCCGGCGTTCACCGCGACCGAGAACTTCACCAACCCGATGGGCAACGTCCTCGGGGCCTTCCTCGCGGCGATGCTCCACGACACGGTCGGCCCCGCTCTCCTCGCCACGCTCCGGCCCGACCAGTTCCAGTCCACCCTGGAGCTGACGGCCTCTTTCCTGCGGCCCGTCCGCCCCGGCCGGCTCTTCGGCACCGGACGCGTGGTGCACCGCGTGGGCGATATCGCCTTCCTGGAGGCCGCGCTGACCGACGGCGACGAGCGGCTCGTCGCCACCGCGACCGCCACCGCCCGGGTCATCCCCCTGGACGAGGCACCGGACGCGGCGTGA
- a CDS encoding LysR family transcriptional regulator: MIEARRLHILRAVADHRTVTAAAAALYLTPSAVSQQLAALEQETGHRLVERSARGVRLTAAGDILLTHANAVLAQLERAESELAAYGSGEAGTVTVAAFATGIGLVVAPALTGLTRTAPGIRVRVQDAEGDASLLMVLDRQVDVAVAVEYRGAPRADDPRLTRVPLYAEPFDAVLPPGHRLAGVAQVALGELAEDPWIGPYPGNPCHDVVVLACEYAGFQPRLEHSSDDFRAVVALASAAAGVALVPRSALRDMDLTGVVVRPVDDVAPTRRVFAAVRRGAEEHPLLRPVLAALREAAAPQG; this comes from the coding sequence ATGATCGAAGCACGACGGCTGCACATCCTCCGTGCGGTGGCCGACCACCGTACGGTCACCGCCGCGGCCGCCGCGCTCTATCTCACGCCCTCGGCGGTCTCCCAGCAGCTGGCCGCGCTGGAACAGGAGACCGGACACCGTCTGGTGGAGCGCAGCGCCCGCGGCGTACGGCTGACCGCCGCGGGCGACATCCTGCTCACCCACGCCAACGCCGTCCTGGCCCAGCTGGAGCGCGCCGAGTCCGAGCTCGCCGCCTACGGCTCGGGCGAGGCCGGCACGGTCACCGTCGCGGCCTTCGCCACCGGCATCGGCCTGGTCGTCGCGCCCGCGCTCACCGGGCTCACCCGCACCGCCCCCGGCATCCGGGTCCGCGTCCAGGACGCCGAGGGCGATGCCAGCCTGCTCATGGTCCTCGACCGGCAGGTCGATGTGGCGGTCGCCGTCGAATACCGGGGCGCGCCCCGCGCCGACGATCCACGGCTGACCCGGGTCCCGCTCTACGCCGAGCCGTTCGACGCGGTGCTGCCGCCCGGCCACCGCCTCGCCGGTGTGGCGCAGGTGGCGCTGGGCGAACTCGCGGAGGACCCGTGGATCGGGCCCTACCCCGGCAACCCCTGCCATGACGTGGTCGTCCTGGCCTGCGAATACGCTGGTTTCCAGCCGCGGCTGGAGCACTCCTCCGACGACTTCCGGGCCGTGGTCGCCCTCGCCTCGGCCGCCGCGGGGGTGGCCCTCGTGCCGCGCTCGGCCCTGCGCGACATGGACCTCACCGGGGTGGTGGTCCGCCCCGTCGACGATGTGGCCCCGACCCGCCGGGTCTTCGCCGCCGTACGCCGCGGAGCCGAGGAGCACCCGCTGCTCCGCCCGGTCCTGGCCGCCCTCCGGGAGGCGGCGGCGCCTCAGGGGTGA
- a CDS encoding glycine C-acetyltransferase, translating to MYESVRDELRGALDEIRAAGLHKPERVIGTPQSATVAVTAGGNPGEVLNFCANNYLGLADHPEVVAAAHEALDRWGYGLASVRFICGTQEVHKELEQRISGFLGQEDTILYSSCFDANGGVFETLLGPDDAVISDALNHASIIDGIRLCKARRFRYANRDMADLERQLKEAGSAGRKLVVTDGVFSMDGYLAPLQEICDLADRYGAMVMVDDSHAVGFVGPGGRGTPELHGVMDRVDIITGTLGKALGGASGGYVAARAEIVALLRQRSRPYLFSNSLAPVIAAASLKVLDLLESAGDLRERLNANTALFRSRMTEEGFDILPGEHAIAPVMIGDAAEAARMAELLLERGVYVIGFSYPVVPQGQARIRVQLSAAHSTEDVHRAVDAFIDARSALGD from the coding sequence ATGTACGAATCCGTACGCGACGAACTGCGCGGCGCCCTCGACGAGATCCGCGCCGCCGGTCTGCACAAGCCCGAGCGCGTCATCGGCACCCCGCAGTCCGCCACCGTCGCGGTTACCGCGGGAGGCAACCCCGGCGAGGTCCTCAACTTCTGCGCCAACAACTACCTCGGTCTCGCCGACCACCCCGAGGTCGTCGCGGCCGCCCACGAAGCGCTCGACCGCTGGGGCTACGGCCTCGCCTCGGTCCGCTTCATCTGCGGCACCCAGGAGGTCCACAAGGAGCTTGAGCAGCGGATCTCCGGCTTCCTCGGCCAGGAGGACACCATCCTCTACTCCTCCTGCTTCGACGCCAACGGCGGCGTCTTCGAGACCCTGCTCGGCCCGGACGACGCGGTCATCTCCGACGCCCTCAACCACGCGTCCATCATCGACGGCATCCGCCTGTGCAAGGCCCGCCGCTTCCGCTATGCCAACCGCGACATGGCCGATCTGGAGCGCCAGTTGAAGGAGGCCGGAAGCGCCGGCCGCAAGCTCGTCGTCACCGACGGCGTCTTCTCCATGGACGGCTATCTGGCGCCGCTGCAAGAGATCTGCGACCTGGCCGACCGCTACGGCGCCATGGTGATGGTCGACGACTCGCACGCGGTCGGCTTCGTCGGCCCCGGCGGCCGCGGCACCCCCGAGCTGCACGGCGTGATGGACCGCGTCGACATCATCACCGGCACCCTCGGCAAGGCCCTCGGCGGCGCCTCCGGCGGCTATGTCGCGGCCCGCGCGGAGATCGTCGCGCTGCTGCGCCAGCGCTCGCGCCCCTACCTCTTCTCCAACTCGCTCGCCCCGGTGATCGCGGCCGCCTCGCTCAAGGTGCTCGATCTGCTGGAGTCGGCCGGTGACCTGCGCGAACGCCTCAACGCCAACACCGCGCTGTTCCGCTCCCGGATGACCGAGGAAGGCTTCGACATCCTCCCGGGGGAGCACGCCATCGCGCCCGTCATGATCGGCGACGCGGCCGAGGCGGCCCGTATGGCGGAGCTGCTCCTGGAACGCGGGGTGTACGTCATCGGCTTCTCCTACCCGGTGGTCCCGCAGGGGCAGGCGCGGATCCGCGTACAGCTGTCCGCCGCCCACTCCACCGAGGACGTCCACCGCGCGGTCGACGCCTTCATCGACGCGCGGTCCGCGCTGGGGGACTGA
- the tdh gene encoding L-threonine 3-dehydrogenase: protein MKALVKQKAEPGLWLMDVPEPAVGPGDVLIKVLRTGICGTDLHIRAWDGWAQQAVATPMTIGHEFVGEVVETGRDVADIKAGDLVSGEGHLVCGKCRNCQAGRRHLCRATVGLGVGRDGAFAEYVALPAANVWVHRVPVDLDIAAVFDPFGNAVHTALSFPLVGEDVLITGAGPIGIMAAAVARHAGARNVVITDVSEPRLELARKVGVSLALNVAEAKIADGQRELGLREGFDIGLEMSGRPEAMRDMIANMTHGGRIAVLGLPSEQFPVDWSRIVTSMITIKGIYGREMFETWYAMSVLLEGGLDLAPVITGRYSHQDFDAAFDDAASGRSGKIILDWTA from the coding sequence ATGAAGGCACTGGTCAAGCAGAAGGCGGAGCCGGGACTCTGGCTCATGGACGTGCCGGAGCCGGCCGTCGGTCCGGGCGACGTACTGATCAAGGTGCTGCGCACCGGCATCTGCGGTACGGACCTGCACATCCGGGCCTGGGACGGCTGGGCCCAGCAGGCCGTGGCCACCCCGATGACGATCGGCCATGAATTCGTCGGCGAGGTCGTGGAGACCGGCCGGGACGTCGCCGACATCAAGGCCGGTGACCTGGTCAGCGGCGAGGGGCACCTGGTCTGCGGCAAGTGCCGCAACTGTCAGGCAGGACGCCGCCATCTGTGCCGCGCCACCGTCGGCCTCGGCGTCGGCCGGGACGGCGCGTTCGCCGAGTACGTGGCGCTGCCCGCCGCCAATGTGTGGGTGCACCGCGTCCCCGTCGATCTCGATATCGCCGCCGTCTTCGACCCCTTCGGCAACGCCGTGCACACCGCGCTGTCGTTCCCGCTGGTCGGCGAGGACGTACTGATCACCGGCGCCGGGCCGATCGGCATCATGGCCGCGGCCGTCGCCCGGCACGCCGGTGCCCGCAATGTCGTGATCACGGACGTCAGCGAGCCGCGCCTCGAACTGGCCCGCAAGGTCGGCGTCAGCCTCGCCCTCAACGTCGCCGAGGCGAAGATCGCCGACGGCCAGCGCGAACTGGGGCTGCGCGAGGGCTTCGACATCGGACTGGAGATGTCCGGCCGGCCCGAGGCAATGCGCGACATGATCGCCAACATGACGCACGGGGGCCGTATCGCCGTCCTCGGCCTGCCGTCCGAGCAGTTCCCCGTCGACTGGTCCCGGATCGTCACCTCCATGATCACGATCAAGGGCATCTACGGCCGGGAGATGTTCGAAACCTGGTACGCGATGTCCGTGCTGCTCGAAGGCGGCCTCGACCTCGCGCCCGTGATCACCGGCCGCTACTCGCACCAGGACTTCGACGCCGCCTTCGACGATGCCGCCAGCGGCCGCAGCGGCAAGATCATCCTCGACTGGACCGCCTGA
- a CDS encoding S1 family peptidase, with product MNKRLRTGAIAAAGVAAVAAAAILLPNANASTDQPAAPKTLSAHSATQLAASLKADLGDKGAGWYLDSAKGHLVMNVLSEEAAKSVTAKGAVAKVVHNSMTALKAGAKTLRDSASVPGTAWSIDPKTNKIVVLADRTVTGAKMATLNKATGGMGEGMVTVKRSQGEFKRYDGGNAGSAAGGASGANGGQAAGGAGNAAGAGGAGDAAGAGGAGGAAGGAGDAAAGGAGDAAGGAGDAAGGAGDGGQQAAGPVGGSAIFGGNARCSLGFNVTVKGAPAFLTAGHCGNDSKTWTADQGGSQPLGTVSDSQFPKTDFALVTYDDTAAKPQSAVDLGNGSTQEITKAAEAAVGMKVQRSGSTTGLHDGTVTGLDATVNYGNGDIVNGLIQTDVCAEPGDSGGAMFSDDSAVGLTSGGSGDCTAGGETFFQPVTDALKATGAEIGAGGGGAGGAGDAGGGDAAAGGAGDAAAGGAGDAAAGGAGDAAAGGAGDAAAGGAGDAAAGGAGAGDAGAGDAAAGDAGAGSAGAGDAGAGAQDPGAAGSGDSLN from the coding sequence GTGAACAAGCGCCTGCGGACCGGCGCCATCGCCGCCGCCGGTGTGGCCGCCGTCGCGGCCGCAGCGATCCTGCTCCCCAACGCCAACGCGAGCACGGACCAGCCGGCGGCCCCGAAGACGCTCAGCGCCCACTCGGCCACGCAGCTGGCGGCGTCCCTGAAGGCAGACCTGGGGGACAAGGGCGCCGGCTGGTACCTGGACAGCGCGAAGGGCCACCTGGTCATGAACGTGCTGTCGGAGGAGGCCGCCAAGAGCGTCACGGCCAAGGGCGCCGTCGCCAAGGTCGTGCACAACAGCATGACCGCGCTGAAGGCCGGTGCGAAGACCCTGCGCGACTCCGCCTCGGTGCCCGGCACGGCGTGGTCGATCGACCCGAAGACCAACAAGATCGTGGTGCTCGCCGACAGAACTGTCACCGGCGCAAAGATGGCCACGCTCAACAAGGCCACGGGTGGCATGGGTGAGGGCATGGTCACCGTCAAGCGGTCTCAGGGCGAGTTCAAGCGGTACGACGGTGGGAACGCGGGGAGCGCGGCCGGCGGTGCGTCCGGTGCCAACGGCGGGCAGGCGGCGGGCGGTGCCGGGAACGCGGCCGGGGCCGGTGGCGCCGGAGACGCGGCGGGCGCCGGTGGCGCCGGGGGCGCAGCAGGAGGTGCCGGTGACGCCGCAGCCGGTGGTGCCGGGGACGCTGCGGGCGGTGCCGGAGACGCAGCCGGTGGCGCCGGGGACGGCGGACAGCAGGCCGCGGGCCCGGTCGGCGGCAGTGCCATCTTCGGCGGCAACGCACGCTGCTCGCTGGGCTTCAACGTCACGGTCAAGGGCGCACCGGCCTTCCTGACGGCCGGTCACTGCGGCAACGACTCCAAGACCTGGACGGCGGACCAGGGCGGCAGCCAGCCGCTGGGCACGGTCTCCGACTCCCAGTTCCCGAAGACCGACTTCGCGCTGGTCACCTACGACGACACCGCCGCGAAGCCGCAGAGCGCGGTCGACCTGGGCAACGGCAGCACCCAGGAGATCACCAAGGCCGCGGAGGCCGCCGTCGGCATGAAGGTGCAGCGCTCGGGCAGCACCACCGGCCTCCACGACGGCACCGTCACCGGCCTTGACGCCACGGTGAACTACGGCAACGGCGACATCGTCAACGGCCTCATACAGACGGATGTCTGTGCCGAGCCCGGCGACAGCGGCGGCGCGATGTTCTCCGACGACTCGGCCGTCGGCCTGACCTCCGGTGGCAGCGGCGACTGCACCGCGGGCGGCGAGACCTTCTTCCAGCCGGTCACCGACGCGCTCAAGGCCACGGGTGCGGAGATCGGCGCCGGAGGCGGCGGCGCGGGCGGCGCCGGCGATGCAGGCGGCGGTGACGCCGCGGCAGGTGGCGCGGGCGACGCCGCGGCAGGTGGCGCGGGCGACGCCGCGGCAGGTGGCGCAGGTGACGCCGCGGCAGGTGGCGCAGGTGACGCCGCGGCAGGTGGCGCAGGTGACGCCGCGGCAGGTGGCGCCGGAGCCGGTGACGCCGGTGCGGGAGACGCCGCTGCGGGAGACGCCGGAGCCGGAAGCGCCGGTGCGGGAGACGCCGGTGCGGGTGCCCAGGACCCGGGAGCCGCCGGCAGCGGCGACTCGCTGAACTGA
- a CDS encoding VOC family protein translates to MSAHGPATPVRGAPCWVSLMASDLQSAQKFYSAVLGWRFRPASLGDEFSVAVAGGQPVAGIGALAQSFQVAVAWTSYFAVENADDTADRIRERGGTVAVGPLKVGPGRAALAADPDGATFGFWEGQTLAWSVGQGAAPAVLELRTRDAFAAAIFYAEVFGWASEEPGGCEVTYEHDQVIVRDGTHTVATLRGGAVESAPDPRVRPRWHVHFPVRDIEKVTAEAVAAGGTVTPVTPTTDGKGCQAVIRDPDGGLFTITSPSA, encoded by the coding sequence ATGTCGGCCCATGGCCCGGCCACTCCGGTGCGTGGCGCTCCCTGCTGGGTCAGCCTGATGGCCAGCGATCTGCAGTCCGCGCAGAAGTTCTACTCCGCCGTCCTGGGCTGGCGGTTCCGTCCGGCCAGCCTCGGCGACGAGTTCTCCGTCGCGGTCGCCGGCGGACAGCCGGTCGCCGGCATCGGTGCCCTCGCCCAGAGCTTCCAAGTGGCCGTGGCCTGGACCTCGTACTTCGCGGTGGAGAACGCCGACGACACCGCCGACCGGATCCGCGAGCGCGGGGGGACCGTCGCCGTCGGACCGCTCAAGGTCGGCCCCGGACGCGCCGCCCTCGCGGCCGACCCCGACGGCGCCACCTTCGGCTTCTGGGAGGGCCAGACGCTGGCCTGGTCGGTCGGACAGGGGGCCGCGCCCGCTGTTCTCGAACTGCGCACCCGGGATGCCTTCGCCGCCGCCATCTTCTACGCGGAGGTCTTCGGCTGGGCTTCCGAGGAGCCGGGCGGCTGCGAGGTGACCTACGAACACGACCAGGTGATCGTCCGGGACGGTACGCACACCGTCGCCACCCTGCGCGGCGGCGCGGTGGAGTCCGCCCCCGACCCGCGGGTGCGCCCCCGTTGGCACGTCCACTTCCCGGTCCGCGACATCGAGAAGGTGACGGCCGAGGCGGTGGCCGCCGGTGGAACCGTCACGCCGGTGACGCCGACCACGGACGGCAAGGGCTGCCAGGCCGTCATCCGCGACCCCGACGGCGGCCTCTTCACCATCACCTCGCCCTCGGCCTGA
- a CDS encoding SpoIIE family protein phosphatase, giving the protein MNAWNAAESADFRGPLDVTRAATAVLDAQDRIIGWSPAAQRLLGYTPEEIVGHPLESLLPAGSAAAQPPQGTLSGNEVHAVRHRDGRILRMAVALCPLAEVSGGGGGRPARVLVAAELDDHRMWESRQAMLHGLATQSPVGLGIYDTELRLTWANTAYVREIGLPSEEFLGARADELYPNGEFVTEGYPRTLDAVMHHVLETGEPILDLHFVGQQPSDPGPDHVWSCSYYRLQDAHGRVLGVCEDAFDISGRYQAQRRLNLLVEAGARIGTTLDMTLTAREITEVVVPDFASMATVDLLRSVLHGGEPESADGTLPALVRAATRTAEHTPDGAPAGPHRIEYPPGSLQYRSLSSGGMVREEGTMVVPLRAGGTLLGLVTFVRGAPSGFDKEEIELADELVIRTAVCLDNARRFAREHTAALTLQRTLLPQHLPDQSAVDQAYRYLPSDDRAGVGGDWFDVIGLSGTRVGLVVGDVVGHGLQAAATMGRLRTTVRALARLDLSPDELLSRLDDLVGQTAEEQAAVVGMDAGPDDVATGVTCLYAVYDPVSRRCTMARAGHLPPAVVDAEGGLYFPDLPAGPPLGLGGLPFESLEIELPAGSLIAMFTNGLVEGRDRDVDEGLEILGRVLSDHRRPLDELCIHVLAELLPDGPAVDDSALLLVRTRELDARQVAAWELPAEPAAVGKARELATGQLREWGLEELSYATELVVSELVTNAVRHAAGPLHLRLLRDRTLLTEVSDTGHTSPHLRHSASDDEGGRGLFIVAQLVQRWGTRYTPYGKTIWTEQAYPPHYPGAPRPAG; this is encoded by the coding sequence ATGAACGCATGGAACGCGGCGGAGAGCGCCGACTTCCGTGGTCCCCTCGACGTCACCAGGGCGGCCACTGCGGTTCTGGATGCCCAGGATCGGATCATCGGGTGGAGCCCGGCGGCCCAGCGACTCCTCGGATACACCCCGGAGGAGATCGTCGGGCATCCCCTGGAGTCGTTGCTGCCGGCCGGTTCCGCGGCCGCACAGCCACCGCAGGGCACGCTGAGCGGCAACGAGGTGCACGCGGTGCGCCACCGGGACGGCCGGATCCTGCGGATGGCCGTCGCGCTCTGTCCGCTGGCCGAGGTCTCCGGGGGCGGCGGCGGGCGGCCCGCCCGTGTCCTGGTCGCGGCCGAGCTGGACGATCACCGGATGTGGGAGTCCCGCCAGGCGATGCTGCACGGCCTGGCCACCCAGTCTCCGGTGGGCCTGGGGATCTACGACACGGAGCTGCGACTGACCTGGGCGAATACCGCGTATGTGCGGGAGATCGGGCTGCCGTCGGAGGAGTTCCTCGGCGCCCGGGCCGATGAGCTCTACCCGAACGGTGAGTTTGTGACCGAGGGGTATCCGCGCACCCTCGACGCGGTGATGCACCACGTCCTGGAGACCGGCGAACCGATCCTCGATCTGCACTTCGTCGGCCAGCAGCCCTCCGACCCGGGGCCCGATCACGTCTGGTCCTGCTCCTACTACCGGTTGCAGGACGCCCACGGCCGGGTGCTCGGGGTGTGCGAGGACGCCTTCGACATCAGCGGCCGCTACCAGGCACAGCGTCGGCTGAACCTCCTGGTGGAGGCAGGCGCCCGGATCGGCACCACCCTCGACATGACCCTCACCGCGCGGGAGATCACGGAGGTGGTGGTGCCGGACTTCGCGTCCATGGCCACCGTCGACCTGCTGCGGTCCGTACTGCACGGCGGGGAGCCGGAATCGGCCGACGGCACCCTGCCGGCCCTGGTGCGGGCCGCCACCCGCACCGCCGAGCACACCCCGGACGGCGCGCCGGCCGGCCCGCACCGCATCGAGTACCCGCCGGGATCGCTCCAGTACCGCAGTCTGTCCTCCGGCGGCATGGTGCGCGAGGAGGGCACCATGGTGGTGCCGCTGCGGGCCGGCGGCACCCTGCTGGGGCTGGTCACCTTTGTCCGCGGCGCCCCGTCGGGCTTCGACAAGGAGGAGATCGAGCTCGCCGACGAGCTGGTCATCCGGACGGCCGTGTGCCTGGACAACGCCCGCCGCTTCGCCCGGGAGCACACCGCCGCGCTCACCCTCCAGCGCACGTTGCTGCCCCAGCATCTGCCGGACCAGTCCGCCGTCGACCAGGCCTACCGCTATCTGCCGAGCGACGACCGGGCCGGGGTCGGCGGCGACTGGTTCGATGTCATCGGTCTCTCGGGTACCCGGGTCGGCCTGGTCGTCGGGGACGTGGTCGGTCATGGCCTCCAGGCGGCGGCGACCATGGGACGGCTGCGCACGACCGTACGCGCCCTGGCCCGGCTGGACCTGTCCCCCGACGAGCTGCTGAGCCGGCTGGACGACCTGGTGGGACAGACCGCGGAGGAGCAGGCTGCCGTGGTCGGCATGGACGCCGGACCGGACGATGTGGCCACCGGCGTGACCTGTCTCTACGCGGTCTACGACCCGGTGTCGCGGCGGTGCACCATGGCGCGGGCCGGTCATCTGCCGCCGGCCGTCGTGGACGCGGAGGGCGGTCTGTACTTCCCGGATCTGCCGGCCGGCCCGCCACTGGGGCTCGGGGGCCTGCCGTTCGAATCCCTGGAGATCGAGCTGCCGGCCGGCAGCCTGATCGCGATGTTCACGAACGGGCTGGTCGAGGGCCGGGACCGGGACGTCGACGAGGGGCTGGAGATCCTGGGCCGGGTGCTGAGCGATCACCGCCGGCCGCTGGACGAGCTGTGTATCCACGTACTGGCGGAGCTGCTGCCGGACGGCCCTGCCGTCGATGACTCGGCCCTGCTGCTGGTGCGCACCCGTGAGCTCGACGCCCGGCAGGTGGCGGCCTGGGAGCTGCCCGCGGAGCCGGCCGCGGTGGGCAAGGCCCGCGAGCTGGCCACCGGGCAGCTGCGGGAGTGGGGCCTGGAGGAGCTGTCCTATGCGACGGAGCTCGTGGTCAGCGAGCTGGTCACCAACGCCGTACGGCATGCGGCGGGGCCGCTGCATCTGCGGCTGCTGCGCGACCGGACCCTGCTGACCGAGGTGTCGGACACCGGCCACACCTCCCCCCACCTGCGGCACAGCGCCAGTGATGACGAGGGCGGGCGCGGGCTTTTCATCGTCGCGCAGCTGGTACAGCGCTGGGGCACGCGCTACACGCCGTACGGCAAGACGATCTGGACGGAGCAGGCGTATCCGCCGCACTATCCCGGGGCCCCGCGCCCGGCGGGGTGA